AGCGCCTTTGGAAGTCCTGCAGGTTCTTGGACTCCTCCAAGAGACTGTCCTCCAGCTGAAGGTATTGTTCCAGGACGTCGTACATGAGGAAGTCAACGAACGTGATCTACAAGAGAGTCGTCACGTCACTGGTATCACATTTCTGTTTTGTGGTAATAAATCATGATAATGGATGTAGTTTCCTCTATACACTCTGCTGCTTGGTGAAGATTTCTCTCTATTTACTGAGAATTAGCTATTCTGTACATCTGTTTCTTAAATCGGAAGGTTCGAGAGCGTACGACAGCCTAGTCATAAAGCACTCGGAAGGTTTGGGATATGACAGCCTAGCCTTAACCCTTTAAATAAAAACGTCTTACACGAGGAACAGAGTCTAAAGTCGGATGCTACAGATTCAGCAGGTTATGTATAAGATGACATTTTTAAACCCGTgggatgcagtttcctgtggatGTAACAGTTAAGTGGTAGTGCCTACTAGGATCCAGACTAGGATCAAGACGTCAGGGAGGGCGGAAGCCAAACTATCAATCAACAACTTGTGGGTCATGAGGAGAATCATCACGAGTTCATCCCAAACAATACTTACAGTGCTAAGAATATGACAGTAAAGGTACATAACAAATGTCTGTGTATATTCTTACATACACGTCGTCTGGGGATGAAAGAAATCAACAATTCAGGCAGGAAACTAAACTCACGTTGTCTCCGGCGAACCAGGTTCGACTTCCCAGGAAATCAGAAAACGACCTCAGGGTCTCGATGGAACCCTGCCGGCATTCCTCAGTGTCCTGATGGGTAATAAGAGAATACATTATCTATTAGCAAGACAAAACTGTACTGCAGTACTGATGAAAATAGTTAGTCAACTATTGGTATGATCTCCCTTGCTAAAGTCATAATATTATTTTGTGCTAAGAATGATAATCAAAATAATTTATATGAAAGAAGACAAACTTAGTCCTATGTCGACCAGAGGTCAGCCATGGCAGCCTAAGGCAACCAACCTCAGATCAAGAAGTGGTGAGGTAGCAACATGAAGCCACGTTTTGTTTCACGAGCTATTTTAAACGACTCGTTTcaatactcactccttcctcaccgCTTCAACACCTCAGTCCGCCTTCCCAGCAAGTCCTCATCCTCTTAATGTACAATTTGCAACTTGCATTTCACTTAATTACTTTCTGGTCTCTTCAGTAGCGGCACTCTTCCAACGATAACTTAACAGCCACTCTTCAATTCAGTGTTGACAAACTCTCGTCTCCTGGCAGGCTGACTATACGACCTGagacctccctctcattggcagcagtgtcagaggtggagggaacgagaagtgggagaccaaattggaagtgggaggatggtgtgaaaaatattttgagcaatcagggcctgaacatgcaggtgtgcaaggaatacagcgaattggaacgacgtgatataccgggatcgacgtgcggtcaatggattgagccagggcatgtgaagcgtctgaggtaaaccatggaaagttttgtggggcctggatgcggaaagggagctgtggtttcggtgcattacacatgacacctagactgagtgtgaacgaatgtggcctttgttgtcctttcctagcggtgcttcgtgcgtgtgtgggggcgggggtgtcatatcaggtgtggcggggtggcgacgagaatgaataaaggcagcaagtatgaagtatgaatatatatatatgtatatatatatatatatatatatatatatatatatatatatatatatatatatatatatatatacattatcccaggggataggggagaaagaatacctcccacgtattccctgcgtgtcgtagaaggcgactaaaaggggagggagcggggggctggatatcctcccctctcgattttttttttttcaattttccaaaagaaggaacagaagggggccaggtgaggatattccctcagaggcccagtcctctgttattaacgctaccttgctaacgcgggaaatggcgaatagtttgaaagaaagaaaaaagaaaaaggatatatatatatatatatatatatatatatatatatatatatatatatatatatatatatatatatattatccctggggataggggagaaagaatacttcccatgtattccctgcgtgtcgtagaaggcgactaaaaggggagggagcggggggctggaaatcctcccctcttttttttttttttttgattttccaaaagaaggaacagagaacgaggccaggtgaggatattccctcagaggcccagtcctctgttcttaacgctaccttgctaacgcgggaaatggcgaatagtatgaaagaaaaagaaaaaaaaaaaaaaatatatatatatatatatatatatatatatatatatatcttgaaatgtataggtatgtatatgtgcgtgtgtgtacgtgtatgtatataaatgtgtatgtgggtgggttgggccattctttcgtgtttccttgcgctacctcgctaacgcgggaaacagcgacaaagtatgataaatagataaataagtatatttacattatatatatatatatatatatatatatatatatatatatatatatatatatatatatatatatatatatattattcacttaACCCTAGAACACTGTCCTTGGTCTGTCAGACCCAAGATCTCTCGAAGTTCGTTTGTTTCTATAGGGTTCCTATACTTATACGACCATGTGGGTCCCTCCACCTTCAGTTTTTGTTCAGACATCTCCGAGGACCAGTGCATTACTCCTGTTCCTTTTATGGCAGTAGTACAGTAAAGATCTCCAGGGGTTACGGCCCGGGTTGTACGTACATAACTAAAGTAATGAAGAaggacggaagaaaaaaaaataaaagaaagacaccAAGAAAGTATTGAGATGGAACCCATATATGTACGTCAACATCCTGCACGATTTTCAGCTATTGAAATATGTACAACAGTTTGCGTGTGTCTACCTACGTCCTGTGAGGCAACGCGTCTGATGAAGGCTTTGCGGGCGTCAGTGGCCTGGTTCACCAGAGTGTCAATGCGCATCCTCTCCGCCTCTGTGTGGCCGCAGAGGTCGTGTTTGCGGCCGAGGTACCGCAAGATAGCGTTGCTTTGAGTGATCTTCACGTCCCCGTCAATAAAATATGGAAGCTGCGCATAGAAAAAGGGTAATCATTACCTTTTTTGATAGAAAAAGAACTCTAAAGAAGTCATTTAGATGTATGATTATAACAAGTCAACCTAACGGCACAGAACATACACACCTCCGATACCTGCAGTGGTCTATGACCTGACTAGTGATGTGACTTACGTCTGGGAAGTCGAGACCCAACTTGAGCCTGACGTCCAGCCAACACGACTGGTCGTAGTCCGGGGCGGGACCCAGCCTATAGCGCTTCTCATCATAGTGTGTGTCCGTATACTCCAACAGTAGTCTCACGGGCTGGCCCATCTGGTGTATAATGACTCGGTTTAAATTTTCAGAAACCATATCAGAATCAAAGAGCAAAACTTCGTGATTGAAGACTTTAACAGTggaattca
This portion of the Panulirus ornatus isolate Po-2019 chromosome 48, ASM3632096v1, whole genome shotgun sequence genome encodes:
- the LOC139764006 gene encoding glutathione S-transferase Mu 7-like, with protein sequence MVPLFAYWDIRGMGQPVRLLLEYTDTHYDEKRYRLGPAPDYDQSCWLDVRLKLGLDFPDLPYFIDGDVKITQSNAILRYLGRKHDLCGHTEAERMRIDTLVNQATDARKAFIRRVASQDDTEECRQGSIETLRSFSDFLGSRTWFAGDNITFVDFLMYDVLEQYLQLEDSLLEESKNLQDFQRRFEELPPIKQYMTSPRFLSTPTNIKMAKFLAKQS